The DNA segment GTCCCTAGTACGAGAGGACCGGGATGGACGAACCTCTGGTGTATCAGTTGTTTCGCCAGAAGCAACGCTGAGTAGCTATGTTCGGCAGGGATAACCGCTGAAAGCATATAAGTGGGAAACCCTTCTGAAGATAAGATCTCCCTGGGAGCAATCCCCTAAAGACCCCAAAGAGATGATTTGGTTGATAGGTCACAGATGTAAGTGTAGTAATACATTGAGTCGAGTGATACTAATCGGTCGTGAGGCTTGACCATATTACGAAAGTCTTGAGTGACAACTCAAGACCTTGCTAATATTCAACAACGCCAGGAAGAAATCTGAAAGAAGATTTCAAATAGGACAAACTCTCTATCGCAGTTTATATGTTGTAAAGGAATAAGGTCGCTCTAAAGACAAAAGAACAAAGATATAGCAAATCGATACGGAAAGCCGGAGAGTAATCTTCGGCTTTTTTAGTTTTTACGACCGGCGACTTTTGGCTAGGCCTTACTCCGCTAAAGTCGCATCCTTGCATCCGTTGTAGTTGGGTCACAAATGCAAGCGTGGTTAACGTTGAACACTGTAGGTTGTGAATGATAGATGAATCGGCTGTGATTGCTTGAGTCTCATATGACAGTCACCTCGGTTTACGGCGCGCAGCCTTGGCTCTGGTACTTTACGGATGCACGAGCACACCTTCCTGTGTCCAAAAAAGGCAGGGCTGCAACCACTTCCGTTCACAATGAATGCTTTGCCTAACTTTGAGCAATGCGCCGTATCCGATTACTTTCAGGGTAACTCGGCAACTCTGGATCTGGCCAGTCACCCCGATCTTTACGCGCTTCGCCGGCCGATTGTCCTCGGAGCTCCGACCAGGGGCCCAACTTCACCGGTCACTACGTTTGGTCTCATGGGGTTGCGGGACGCACTGCACGGTCTCGCTAATCGTGGACCTGCGCTCGGGCACCGCGCACGACAGCGTGGTCGCAGAGTTGGGTCTGTTGTTTCGGGTCGACAGCGCGCTCCTGATCGTCAACCCCAATCCTGAACAATACTTCTAAGTGGGGGAACAGTTAGCGTAGGCAGGGACTCGCTATTATCTCTTACAGGGGGATCTCTGGAACTCATCGGGCCCTACTTCGACCCCACGCATGTAGAGAATAGTTTTTTATATCTCTATGTGAACAGATAACAGGTCGGTGGCAGAGTAGATAAAGTGAAACGCGGTTGCTTGGCTGGTTTCGGAACTTATATTGAAGCTGGGTTTGGTCGTAAGACCGAATCCTTTTGGAAAAGGATATCGGCTAAAAAGAGAACTGATACTATTCTATTTGTTACATTTTTATTTATAAGTGAAAACATTAAAAATAAGATCTGTATAAGTGATTCGCAAATGGGATCACATTATTTTTAAGAATGTTTAAGTCTATGGGATTTGGGCTTAAAAGAATACGCCTACCTTTCGAATATTATTCAACGAGATATAGTTTAGGTCGGAACAACATCCCAAAGGCAGGGAGCTAAGAAAAATTTAGATTTTTTTTGAAATTCCAGTACGCACTATTTGAATGAAGAACCGTAAGGGGTATGGGATATTCTAAAAATCAAAATTCATATTTTACTCAATCTCTGAACGGTCGTCGAAGCCGAGATATTGTTCTTCATTCTAAACAAAAACTCAGTGAACCTCATTTTAAAAGACGTGAATCTCCTTCGGATTTGTGGATTCCAAGGGAGTTTGTTGCTGATCTCAGAAAAAGAATTTCCAAAGTCGGTACTTTAAAAAAAGTTATGCATTCACTTTTGATTAAAAATCGATATCGAATTCATACTCTTTTCGATAATTCGAGACAAGAAAAAACAATTTATCAAGATCTCAATTTG comes from the Leptospira sp. WS92.C1 genome and includes:
- a CDS encoding DUF1564 family protein — its product is MGYSKNQNSYFTQSLNGRRSRDIVLHSKQKLSEPHFKRRESPSDLWIPREFVADLRKRISKVGTLKKVMHSLLIKNRYRIHTLFDNSRQEKTIYQDLNLKLVRFSFRPAAADWAEFRILARYYGVSICCLFVMILSLEQREGLLAKNNHSVLNQAKNGFQNIRITLVQKVFREKGIMSFAIFLESDSKNVLLTGS